The following coding sequences lie in one Pontibacter sp. G13 genomic window:
- a CDS encoding MmcQ/YjbR family DNA-binding protein, producing the protein MNIESMREYCLLKLGVTEEFPFDEDTLVFKVMGKMFALTSLSEPVSMNLKCDPEYALELREKYPEEITPGFHMNKKHWNTVSFEGSYDNRFLQHLITHSYELVVAKLKKADREQLKAWAADQDS; encoded by the coding sequence ATGAACATAGAATCAATGCGCGAATATTGTCTCCTGAAACTGGGGGTGACTGAAGAGTTTCCGTTTGACGAAGACACGCTCGTCTTCAAAGTCATGGGGAAAATGTTCGCGCTGACTTCGCTGTCCGAACCCGTATCCATGAATCTCAAATGCGATCCGGAATATGCGCTGGAACTTCGGGAGAAATATCCTGAGGAGATTACGCCGGGCTTCCACATGAACAAGAAGCATTGGAATACGGTGTCATTCGAAGGAAGCTACGACAACCGATTTCTCCAACACCTGATCACACATTCCTACGAATTGGTCGTCGCCAAGCTCAAGAAGGCCGACCGAGAGCAACTCAAGGCATGGGCTGCTGATCAGGATTCCTGA
- a CDS encoding site-specific DNA-methyltransferase — protein MNVPGSQPSCTLLYPGKQSIETILGKPARAFDWENPFEQNLLFFGDNLPILRAMQPQWHDKIDLIYIDPPFGTGQRFEDRSKQLAYEDPIADHEYWEFIRERVVLLRELLSECGSLYLHIDKKAGHYLKVILDEVFGPENFINDLTRIKCNPKNFSRKAFGNYSDMILYYAKNRDQQIWNPIREPLASADIERLYPRTDPQRGPYTTHPLHAPGETRNGDTGQPWRGMTPPKGRHWRYKRAKLEELEQQNMIEWSSTGNPRKRSFASEHPGKKIQDVWTFKDKGIAYTQYPTEKNHDLLERIIAHSSTPDSWVLDAFAGSGGTLATAEKMGRKWVGMDCSPFAIEVAQNQLSRISATYRYEIHQES, from the coding sequence CTGTACGCTTCTGTATCCCGGCAAACAATCCATCGAAACCATTCTTGGCAAGCCCGCTCGGGCATTTGATTGGGAAAATCCCTTTGAGCAGAATCTCTTGTTCTTTGGTGACAATCTCCCCATCCTGCGCGCCATGCAGCCTCAATGGCATGACAAAATTGATCTCATTTACATAGATCCTCCTTTCGGAACTGGCCAGCGATTTGAAGATCGGTCCAAGCAGCTCGCTTATGAGGACCCAATCGCAGATCACGAATACTGGGAATTTATCCGGGAAAGGGTGGTACTGCTACGGGAGCTGCTTTCGGAATGTGGCAGTCTCTACCTCCACATCGACAAGAAGGCGGGTCATTACCTCAAGGTGATTTTGGATGAAGTATTCGGTCCGGAAAACTTCATCAATGATCTCACCCGCATCAAGTGCAATCCCAAGAACTTTTCCCGGAAGGCTTTTGGCAACTATTCGGACATGATCCTGTACTACGCCAAAAACAGAGATCAGCAAATCTGGAATCCCATTCGCGAACCTTTGGCATCTGCGGACATCGAGCGACTCTACCCTCGGACAGACCCACAACGAGGCCCATACACCACCCATCCGCTTCATGCCCCCGGCGAAACTCGTAATGGCGATACTGGGCAGCCATGGCGTGGCATGACACCTCCCAAAGGCAGACATTGGCGATACAAACGTGCGAAGCTGGAAGAGTTGGAGCAGCAAAATATGATCGAGTGGTCCAGCACGGGCAATCCTCGCAAGCGGTCATTTGCCAGCGAGCATCCCGGCAAAAAGATTCAGGATGTCTGGACCTTCAAGGACAAGGGAATTGCTTACACACAGTATCCCACCGAAAAAAATCACGATTTGCTAGAGAGGATCATCGCGCATTCTTCGACCCCAGATAGCTGGGTCTTGGATGCATTTGCCGGTTCAGGAGGCACATTGGCCACAGCAGAAAAGATGGGAAGGAAATGGGTAGGAATGGATTGTTCGCCATTTGCGATCGAGGTGGCCCAAAATCAATTATCCCGCATTTCGGCCACCTACCGATATGAAATCCATCAGGAATCCTGA